The following proteins are encoded in a genomic region of Phycisphaera sp.:
- a CDS encoding sigma-70 family RNA polymerase sigma factor — protein sequence MKSKHANASTDPSLWVDAYGDALYAYALRRLGSSTDAEDAVQECLAAALGTSRAFAGDSAEKTWLMGILKHKVLDTLRARYRRKEHAADLSAMVSGPMEDFSDGSWRVHQQGLGALDDQGGDASPSGAMERAEFARLVAAAVERLPEPMRTVLVLREVDGMSSAELGEALGVSASQVWTLVHRAKARLRRELGGEDHSSKSRGVEKKGGEP from the coding sequence ATGAAGTCGAAGCATGCCAACGCGAGCACCGATCCGAGCCTGTGGGTGGACGCCTACGGCGACGCTCTGTATGCCTACGCCCTCCGGCGGCTGGGCTCGTCGACCGACGCCGAGGACGCCGTGCAGGAATGCCTCGCGGCGGCCCTCGGCACTTCGCGGGCCTTCGCGGGCGATTCGGCCGAGAAGACCTGGCTCATGGGCATCCTCAAGCACAAGGTGCTCGACACGCTGCGGGCCCGATATCGCCGGAAAGAGCACGCGGCCGACCTCTCGGCGATGGTTTCCGGCCCGATGGAGGACTTTTCCGATGGCTCGTGGCGTGTGCACCAGCAAGGATTGGGTGCCTTGGACGACCAAGGCGGAGACGCCTCGCCTTCGGGTGCCATGGAGCGGGCCGAGTTTGCCCGGCTCGTGGCGGCGGCGGTAGAGCGTTTGCCCGAGCCCATGCGCACCGTTCTGGTGCTGCGGGAGGTGGACGGCATGAGTTCGGCGGAACTGGGGGAAGCCTTGGGCGTGAGCGCCTCGCAAGTCTGGACACTCGTCCACCGGGCCAAGGCCCGGCTGCGGCGTGAGCTTGGCGGCGAGGACCACTCGAGCAAGAGCCGCGGGGTCGAGAAGAAGGGAGGCGAGCCTTGA
- a CDS encoding spondin domain-containing protein gives MNRNTVLMLGLAALTAAPAMAQSVDIRIENLQEPGGMAFTPFWVGFHDGTFDVFDGGSPASGGITSIAELGDTGPLTARFAMEQPMGVDTTFADPSGPPVFSPGESATMSIDVGDASVNRYFNYASMVVPTNDLFVGNDVRREIFDDSGTFLGPITIDIFGRSVYDNGTEVNDITDGPAFVAGIDATAGTDEFEDIQLFFSRPGADSYLDSIIGTTTAPGDEITRVFTESDLIGRITIVPAPGAASVGLLAGLGLAARRRR, from the coding sequence ATGAATCGCAACACCGTATTGATGCTCGGGCTCGCGGCTCTGACCGCCGCGCCCGCGATGGCGCAGTCTGTTGATATCCGGATCGAGAACCTCCAGGAGCCCGGCGGGATGGCGTTCACGCCATTCTGGGTCGGCTTCCATGACGGCACGTTCGACGTGTTCGATGGGGGGTCGCCCGCCTCTGGTGGCATCACGTCCATCGCCGAATTGGGCGACACCGGCCCGCTGACAGCACGCTTCGCGATGGAGCAGCCGATGGGCGTCGACACCACGTTCGCCGACCCGAGCGGCCCGCCGGTGTTCAGTCCGGGCGAGAGCGCCACGATGAGCATCGACGTGGGCGATGCCAGCGTCAACCGCTACTTCAACTACGCCTCGATGGTCGTGCCAACCAACGACCTGTTCGTGGGCAACGATGTGCGCCGCGAGATCTTCGACGACAGCGGCACCTTCCTGGGCCCGATCACCATCGACATCTTCGGCCGCAGCGTGTACGACAACGGCACCGAGGTGAACGACATCACCGATGGCCCCGCCTTTGTCGCGGGTATCGATGCCACCGCTGGCACCGACGAGTTCGAGGACATCCAATTGTTCTTCTCGCGTCCAGGTGCCGACAGCTACCTCGACTCGATCATCGGCACGACGACCGCGCCGGGCGACGAGATCACACGCGTGTTCACCGAGAGCGACCTGATCGGCCGGATCACGATCGTGCCCGCCCCAGGCGCGGCCAGCGTGGGTCTGCTGGCCGGGCTTGGTCTGGCAGCGCGTCGCCGCCGCTGA
- a CDS encoding nucleotide sugar dehydrogenase — MSEATMAATAAADLKTKLETNTALVGVIGLGYVGLPLAASLHEGGLPVLGLDVDSSKIESLGRGENYLKHLGDEMTRTLSGSDRFEATADFGRLADTDVIIVCLPTPLGKHHEPDLSYVVVAGEQIGRTLRAGQLIALESTTYPGTTRGEFLEAIEREASKRGVSLECGTDYFVAYSPEREDPGRQSHSTSTIPKLVGGLDDTATDLAMQMYAKGIDNLHRVDSAEIAEAAKLLENIFRAVNIAMVNEMKLILTRMGIDVWKVIEAASTKPFGFMPFYPGPGLGGHCIPIDPFYLTWKAREFGHVTRFIELAGEINHAMPAYVIDRLAAALNSAGKPVHGSKVLVMGLAYKPDVDDTRESPSFEVIELLRERGASVDYSDPHVAKTVPVRKHDLQMHSVELTPENIKKYDAVVVVTNHKAFDYDAIAQHGSLVVDTRNAMAAHAGSMGDRLVKA; from the coding sequence ATGAGCGAAGCGACGATGGCAGCGACAGCGGCGGCTGATCTCAAGACCAAACTGGAGACGAACACCGCTCTGGTGGGCGTCATCGGCCTGGGCTACGTGGGCCTGCCCCTGGCGGCCAGCCTGCACGAAGGCGGCCTGCCCGTGCTGGGCCTCGACGTGGACTCGTCGAAGATCGAGTCGCTCGGGCGTGGCGAGAACTATCTGAAGCACCTGGGCGACGAGATGACCCGGACGCTCTCGGGCAGCGACCGCTTCGAGGCCACCGCCGACTTCGGCCGCCTTGCCGATACCGACGTGATCATCGTGTGCCTGCCCACGCCGCTGGGCAAGCACCACGAGCCCGACCTGAGCTACGTGGTCGTCGCGGGCGAGCAGATCGGCCGCACGCTGCGGGCCGGGCAGCTCATCGCGCTCGAGTCGACGACCTACCCCGGGACGACGCGGGGCGAGTTCCTTGAGGCCATCGAGCGCGAGGCGAGCAAGCGGGGCGTGAGCCTCGAGTGCGGCACCGACTATTTCGTGGCCTACTCACCCGAGCGCGAGGACCCCGGCCGCCAGAGCCACAGCACCAGCACCATCCCCAAGCTGGTGGGCGGGCTCGACGACACCGCGACCGACCTGGCAATGCAGATGTACGCCAAGGGCATCGACAACCTGCACCGCGTGGACAGCGCCGAGATCGCCGAGGCGGCCAAGCTGCTGGAGAACATCTTCCGGGCGGTCAACATCGCGATGGTCAACGAGATGAAGCTCATCCTGACGCGCATGGGCATCGACGTGTGGAAGGTCATCGAGGCGGCCAGCACCAAGCCGTTCGGGTTCATGCCCTTTTACCCCGGCCCGGGGCTGGGCGGGCACTGCATCCCGATCGACCCCTTCTACCTCACGTGGAAGGCCCGCGAGTTCGGGCACGTCACGCGGTTCATCGAGCTGGCCGGCGAGATCAACCACGCCATGCCCGCGTACGTGATCGATCGCTTAGCCGCCGCCCTCAACTCGGCCGGCAAGCCAGTGCATGGGTCGAAGGTGCTTGTGATGGGCCTGGCCTACAAACCCGACGTCGACGACACGCGCGAGAGCCCGTCGTTCGAGGTCATCGAGCTGCTCCGCGAACGCGGCGCATCGGTCGACTACAGCGACCCGCACGTGGCCAAGACCGTGCCCGTACGCAAGCACGACCTGCAGATGCACTCGGTGGAGCTCACCCCCGAGAACATCAAGAAGTACGACGCCGTCGTCGTGGTGACCAACCACAAGGCCTTCGACTACGACGCCATCGCGCAGCACGGGTCGCTCGTGGTCGACACGCGTAACGCCATGGCCGCCCATGCCGGCAGCATGGGCGACCGGCTCGTGAAGGCCTGA
- a CDS encoding glycosyltransferase has protein sequence MAALASTRTHEVSMQPEAMRIFDGVICFGGVDWWYHNRGHYDLQMMRELSAHVPVLYINSIGMRVPRPGKGGMFAKRVLRKLKSLKHGLTRVRDTFWVLSPVVAPAGMGSGANEKALVWQVRRAARKAGITNPLVWVACPPGQPVVDALDPVGVVYQRTDRFEEFKGVDPQRISRFDRLLKDRADVTLFCSSWLMGQEREQPREAAFVDHGVDYAPFEAAGTGETEPPDDTYCLQRPVVGFIGGIDAHTFDPDLFLEVAKAVPEATFMLVGGCSLPEDWCELPNVRLLGQRPYNEVPGYMAAADVLIMPWNRSEWIRACNPVKLKEYLAVGRPIVSTPFPELERYDGLVRVGETAEQFAGHVRVALAESFDPAPGRDRVREQTWTAKADAVLGALRERGISHTESA, from the coding sequence GTGGCGGCCCTGGCCAGCACACGCACGCACGAGGTGAGCATGCAGCCCGAAGCCATGCGCATCTTCGATGGCGTGATCTGCTTCGGCGGGGTCGATTGGTGGTACCACAACCGCGGGCACTACGACCTGCAGATGATGCGAGAACTCAGCGCGCACGTGCCCGTGTTGTACATCAACTCCATCGGCATGCGTGTGCCCAGGCCGGGCAAGGGCGGCATGTTCGCCAAGCGCGTGCTCCGCAAGCTCAAGAGCCTGAAGCACGGCCTCACCCGCGTGCGCGATACGTTCTGGGTGCTCAGCCCGGTGGTCGCGCCGGCGGGCATGGGCTCGGGCGCGAACGAGAAGGCGCTGGTCTGGCAGGTCCGCCGGGCCGCGCGCAAGGCTGGGATAACGAACCCGCTGGTGTGGGTCGCGTGCCCGCCCGGCCAGCCGGTGGTCGATGCGCTCGATCCCGTGGGCGTGGTATACCAGCGCACCGATCGTTTCGAAGAATTCAAGGGCGTCGACCCGCAACGCATCTCGCGGTTTGATCGGCTGCTCAAGGACCGGGCCGACGTCACGCTCTTCTGCTCGAGTTGGCTGATGGGCCAGGAACGCGAGCAGCCGCGCGAGGCGGCGTTCGTGGATCATGGGGTCGACTACGCGCCCTTCGAGGCCGCGGGCACGGGCGAGACCGAGCCGCCGGACGATACCTATTGCCTGCAACGCCCGGTCGTGGGTTTCATCGGCGGCATCGACGCGCACACATTCGACCCTGACCTGTTTCTCGAAGTCGCCAAGGCCGTGCCCGAGGCGACATTCATGCTCGTGGGCGGGTGTAGCCTGCCAGAGGACTGGTGTGAGCTGCCCAACGTGCGGCTGCTGGGGCAGCGGCCCTACAACGAAGTCCCCGGTTACATGGCCGCGGCCGACGTGCTGATCATGCCGTGGAACCGCAGCGAGTGGATCCGTGCGTGCAACCCGGTGAAACTGAAGGAGTATCTTGCGGTGGGGCGGCCAATCGTGAGCACGCCCTTCCCCGAACTGGAACGGTACGACGGGCTGGTGCGTGTGGGCGAGACGGCCGAACAATTCGCCGGGCATGTGCGTGTGGCACTGGCCGAGAGCTTTGACCCCGCGCCGGGCCGCGATCGCGTGCGCGAGCAGACGTGGACGGCCAAGGCCGACGCGGTGCTCGGAGCGTTACGCGAGCGTGGCATCTCGCATACGGAATCAGCATGA
- a CDS encoding exosortase/archaeosortase family protein codes for MTSVAATIPKTETVSGWTTARLGWLVVLLMLAVLAALPSWQNVLDLALRSSEYSHILLVLPVVGLLLWLRRESLSAVVPTYSMWGVAIAALGVGMDFAGFATQIDVLKDLGMVVLLMAAVVAVAGWRWPLKALPAFGALLFLVPVPGRVRQQIALPLQDASASITEWLMDLIGQPVIRMGNVLQINGVDVAVAEACNGMRMVVALALVAYAFAFSMPLRPWARIAILALSPLVALLANVLRLGPTVLFYGHTDREVADFAHDVSGWAVLLVALGVLWGSVALCRWLEVPIEPKRPD; via the coding sequence ATGACCTCGGTGGCCGCGACCATCCCAAAGACCGAGACCGTCAGCGGCTGGACCACCGCCCGCCTGGGGTGGCTCGTGGTGCTCCTCATGCTCGCCGTGCTTGCCGCGTTGCCCTCGTGGCAGAACGTGCTCGACCTGGCGCTGCGGAGTTCGGAGTACTCCCACATCCTGCTGGTGCTCCCGGTGGTCGGGTTGTTGCTCTGGCTGCGGCGCGAGTCGCTTTCGGCCGTGGTTCCCACGTATTCGATGTGGGGCGTGGCAATAGCGGCGCTGGGTGTCGGGATGGACTTCGCCGGATTCGCCACCCAGATTGACGTTCTGAAAGACCTCGGCATGGTGGTCCTGCTCATGGCCGCTGTTGTCGCGGTTGCCGGGTGGCGCTGGCCGCTGAAGGCACTGCCCGCGTTCGGCGCTTTGCTGTTCCTGGTTCCCGTGCCGGGCCGCGTGCGCCAGCAGATCGCGCTGCCCTTGCAAGACGCCTCGGCATCCATCACCGAGTGGTTGATGGACCTGATCGGCCAGCCCGTGATTCGGATGGGCAACGTCCTGCAGATCAACGGTGTCGACGTGGCGGTGGCCGAGGCGTGCAACGGCATGCGCATGGTCGTGGCGCTCGCGCTGGTGGCCTACGCGTTCGCGTTCTCGATGCCCCTGCGGCCTTGGGCTCGGATTGCCATCCTGGCGCTGAGCCCTCTCGTGGCCTTGCTCGCCAATGTGCTGCGGCTGGGGCCCACGGTGTTGTTCTATGGACACACCGACCGGGAGGTTGCCGACTTCGCCCATGATGTGAGCGGCTGGGCCGTCCTGCTGGTCGCGCTGGGCGTGTTATGGGGCTCGGTGGCGTTGTGCCGCTGGCTCGAGGTGCCGATCGAACCCAAGCGTCCGGACTGA
- a CDS encoding EpsI family protein has protein sequence MARESRKPALAMLAAPLTALILAGMSVYSLVSIRPSGSDAYFANVRTAIEALPDQIDSYIGEDRPALAAAVELLRPNKLLQREYKDPLTGSRFSILVVHCGDVRDMMGHYPPVCYPSNGWDVDSVNGEHIDRSVGGPIPITRYHVSRGDGEARVSRVIANTFVVPRADDPLGRDDRALDRVTRTRWSSGLGAAQVQIITNAQMDPATRERIERSVADELEGLIGAIARGREGEGEST, from the coding sequence ATGGCCCGCGAATCGCGAAAACCCGCCCTGGCCATGCTGGCCGCACCGCTTACGGCACTCATCCTTGCCGGGATGTCGGTGTATTCCCTTGTCTCGATTCGGCCTAGCGGCAGCGACGCGTATTTCGCGAACGTCCGCACGGCCATCGAAGCCCTACCCGACCAGATCGACAGCTACATCGGCGAGGACAGGCCAGCGCTCGCCGCCGCTGTTGAATTGCTCCGACCGAATAAGTTGCTCCAGCGCGAGTACAAGGATCCGTTGACAGGATCGCGATTCTCGATCCTCGTCGTCCATTGCGGCGACGTTCGGGATATGATGGGACATTACCCTCCCGTGTGCTATCCGAGCAACGGCTGGGACGTGGACAGCGTGAACGGCGAGCACATCGACCGTTCCGTGGGCGGTCCGATACCCATCACGCGCTACCACGTCAGCCGCGGCGATGGCGAGGCGAGGGTATCTCGCGTGATCGCGAACACGTTCGTGGTCCCGCGAGCCGATGACCCACTGGGGCGCGATGATCGCGCCCTGGATCGCGTGACGCGGACACGGTGGAGTTCTGGGCTCGGGGCGGCCCAGGTCCAGATCATCACCAATGCCCAGATGGACCCGGCCACGCGGGAGCGGATCGAGCGGAGCGTCGCCGACGAGTTAGAGGGGCTCATCGGGGCGATCGCCCGGGGCCGGGAAGGTGAAGGGGAGAGCACGTGA
- a CDS encoding AAA family ATPase, giving the protein MSSHQDPHLDAWMETEEPQEQGHTINPVLLVHRALRGRYLLAIVIGVVLAIPGALVGYKLMPPVYTSMGIINIDPAGRRLIYTNEFTEKIASFESYVRSQATMVESPRVLQDAATKLAEQSLLPPDPGNWIRLQRATTVSVPKGGREIYVRVTMADPRLAKDVAQTILTSYESIATDEASDFWDDQEYAIEQIASTTRSDRDSYLRSARELAEARGLVDLERRRMFVQSQVETLEKQIQALEIEVPTLLQERPEDDADVPVRDLTPEDYALVDSHMNGLVGRRRSIEQDMSALLSRVTEIHPDYLDYEAQLAAVQLSIDEHMAFLKESGLEMPTGGTGLGGARQRYDALRAIRASLANEAKELSEIALDIQAFEAEAQAAQDRLDLANSRLESLRTERQNSTEGRISIAQQAEVPYQPSEDRRRPLAAMGALGGMGFSVAAFAVYGLLHPRYRYVADLEEEAAAPPVLGLVPQVADGRIEADEAAQAGVHQIRSLLESVPHVGNARVIVVTSATAAEGKSTLAAALAASMSRAGRKTLLIDADLIGRGVTSRLSARRLSGLSDRVASAHDNGQIHEVEGRSNLDLMPAGVAEGFDAEQLSSQAMEELLASLRPRYDAIVIDTGPILGSLEANAVVPHADQIVLVVSRGQNTRLVKVAIDRLHRFHAGRIGMVFNRAARGDIERSTSAASISVRSRAASRPDAEQARSMSASV; this is encoded by the coding sequence GTGAGCAGCCATCAGGACCCGCATCTGGACGCCTGGATGGAGACCGAGGAGCCGCAGGAGCAGGGGCACACCATCAACCCTGTGCTGCTGGTCCACCGCGCGCTGCGCGGGCGGTATCTCCTGGCGATCGTGATTGGCGTGGTGCTTGCCATCCCCGGGGCGTTGGTCGGGTACAAGCTGATGCCGCCGGTGTATACCAGCATGGGCATCATCAACATCGATCCGGCTGGCCGGAGGCTGATCTACACCAACGAATTTACGGAGAAGATCGCTTCGTTCGAGTCATATGTTCGTTCGCAGGCGACCATGGTCGAGAGCCCCCGTGTTCTCCAGGATGCCGCAACCAAGCTGGCCGAGCAATCGCTGCTGCCTCCCGACCCGGGCAACTGGATACGCCTCCAGCGGGCCACCACCGTTTCGGTTCCCAAAGGCGGCCGCGAGATCTACGTCCGCGTCACGATGGCCGACCCCCGGCTTGCCAAGGACGTGGCCCAGACGATCCTCACGTCCTACGAGTCGATCGCCACCGATGAAGCGTCCGATTTTTGGGACGACCAGGAATACGCCATCGAACAGATCGCATCCACGACCCGCAGCGATCGAGACTCATACCTCAGGTCGGCCCGAGAGTTGGCCGAGGCGCGAGGGCTGGTCGATCTGGAACGGCGCAGGATGTTCGTCCAGAGCCAGGTTGAGACTCTGGAGAAGCAGATCCAGGCACTCGAGATCGAGGTGCCAACGTTGCTCCAGGAACGGCCCGAGGACGATGCCGATGTGCCCGTACGCGACCTGACCCCCGAGGACTATGCCCTTGTCGACTCCCACATGAACGGGCTCGTCGGCCGCCGTCGGTCCATCGAACAGGACATGTCCGCGCTGCTCTCACGCGTGACGGAGATCCACCCGGACTACCTCGACTACGAGGCCCAGTTGGCCGCTGTCCAGTTGAGCATCGACGAGCATATGGCTTTCCTCAAGGAATCTGGGCTTGAGATGCCAACCGGCGGCACCGGCCTGGGCGGGGCCCGCCAGCGTTATGACGCGCTGCGAGCGATCCGAGCTTCTCTGGCCAACGAGGCAAAGGAATTGAGCGAGATCGCCTTGGATATCCAAGCGTTCGAAGCCGAGGCCCAGGCGGCGCAGGATCGGCTCGATCTGGCCAATAGCCGATTGGAGAGCCTGCGGACCGAACGGCAGAACTCCACCGAAGGCCGCATCAGCATCGCCCAGCAGGCCGAGGTTCCCTACCAACCGAGCGAGGACCGGCGCAGGCCTTTGGCCGCGATGGGAGCGCTCGGGGGCATGGGCTTCTCGGTCGCCGCGTTCGCCGTGTATGGCCTGCTGCACCCCCGCTACCGCTACGTTGCCGACCTGGAGGAAGAGGCTGCGGCACCGCCCGTGCTCGGGCTCGTGCCGCAGGTCGCCGACGGTCGCATCGAAGCCGACGAGGCGGCGCAGGCCGGCGTCCACCAGATTCGCAGCCTGCTTGAGTCGGTGCCGCACGTTGGCAACGCACGCGTGATCGTGGTTACCAGCGCCACAGCCGCCGAGGGCAAGAGCACGCTGGCCGCCGCCCTTGCTGCCTCGATGTCACGCGCTGGGCGAAAGACCCTGCTCATCGACGCCGACCTAATCGGCCGGGGTGTGACCAGCCGCCTCTCGGCTCGCCGACTCTCGGGCCTCTCCGATCGCGTGGCCAGCGCTCATGACAACGGGCAGATCCACGAGGTCGAGGGCCGTTCGAATCTCGATCTCATGCCCGCTGGCGTGGCCGAGGGATTCGATGCCGAGCAACTGTCGAGCCAGGCGATGGAAGAACTTCTGGCATCGCTACGACCACGATACGACGCGATCGTGATCGACACGGGTCCCATCCTGGGCAGCCTCGAAGCCAATGCCGTGGTACCCCACGCCGATCAAATCGTGCTCGTCGTTTCTCGTGGCCAGAACACGCGTCTGGTCAAGGTCGCCATCGACCGATTGCACCGGTTCCATGCCGGACGCATCGGCATGGTGTTCAACCGTGCGGCCCGCGGCGATATTGAACGCAGCACCAGTGCCGCATCCATCAGCGTGCGTTCGCGCGCGGCCTCGAGGCCAGATGCCGAGCAGGCCAGATCCATGTCGGCCAGCGTATGA